Proteins from one Chroococcidiopsis sp. CCMEE 29 genomic window:
- the surE gene encoding 5'/3'-nucleotidase SurE, translating into MTLILTNDDGIDAPGIRALLKAVNGNKVIVAAPKQHLSGCSHQVTTTQSIHVQHRSDTEYAIAGTPADCIRIAATHLCPNVKFVLSGINAGGNMGADTYISGTVAAVREAAFQGIPGIAISHYRKGKRNVDWDVAARWTAGVLADLLNRPPEVGTFWNVNLPHLEPGDPDPEIVFCEPCKQPLPVNYRIEGENFYYVGEYAKRDRTPGTDVDICFSGKIAVTQLRL; encoded by the coding sequence ATGACACTGATATTAACCAACGATGATGGAATAGACGCTCCAGGTATTAGGGCACTCCTTAAAGCTGTAAATGGTAATAAAGTAATTGTTGCTGCTCCCAAACAACACCTATCGGGCTGTAGTCATCAAGTTACTACGACTCAATCGATTCACGTCCAACACCGCTCAGATACTGAGTATGCGATCGCTGGTACCCCAGCTGATTGTATCCGCATTGCAGCTACACATCTTTGTCCAAATGTCAAATTTGTGCTTTCTGGGATTAATGCTGGGGGAAACATGGGGGCTGACACTTACATATCAGGGACGGTTGCTGCGGTGCGAGAAGCGGCATTTCAAGGGATTCCAGGAATTGCTATTTCCCACTATCGCAAAGGCAAACGAAATGTTGATTGGGATGTTGCTGCCCGCTGGACAGCGGGTGTGTTAGCTGACTTACTCAACCGCCCACCTGAAGTAGGGACTTTCTGGAATGTAAATCTTCCCCACCTAGAACCAGGAGATCCTGACCCCGAAATCGTGTTTTGTGAACCTTGTAAACAACCGTTGCCAGTCAATTACCGCATTGAGGGCGAAAACTTTTACTATGTCGGGGAATATGCCAAACGCGATCGCACTCCTGGAACTGATGTTGATATCTGCTTCTCCGGCAAAATTGCTGTAACTCAGCTAAGACTTTGA
- a CDS encoding bifunctional nuclease family protein, protein MIEMKVAGIALDAVNRSPIVLLKDSTDRRALPIYINQDQAKAIIGALENQRPPRPLTHDLIVNILEAWEMTLERIVIHSIQDGTFYAILTVRQGEVKKEIDARPSDAIAISLRTNSPIWVMEEVVADASIPVDRDADEAEQRAFREFLANLRPEDFFQGKGFSTGEA, encoded by the coding sequence ATGATTGAAATGAAAGTCGCTGGCATTGCATTAGATGCCGTCAACCGCAGCCCGATTGTGCTTTTAAAAGACAGTACAGATCGACGGGCACTACCGATATACATAAATCAAGATCAGGCAAAGGCAATTATTGGCGCGCTGGAGAATCAGAGGCCTCCACGTCCCCTAACCCACGACCTGATTGTCAATATCCTGGAAGCTTGGGAGATGACCTTAGAACGAATTGTTATTCATTCAATCCAGGATGGTACGTTTTATGCGATTTTGACAGTGCGCCAGGGTGAGGTCAAGAAAGAAATTGATGCTCGTCCCAGCGATGCGATCGCCATCTCCCTACGTACCAACAGCCCTATTTGGGTCATGGAAGAAGTTGTTGCCGATGCCTCGATTCCCGTTGACCGCGATGCCGATGAGGCAGAACAGCGCGCCTTCCGGGAATTCCTAGCGAATCTTAGACCTGAAGATTTCTTCCAAGGAAAGGGCTTTAGCACCGGCGAAGCCTGA
- a CDS encoding aldo/keto reductase, with translation MRYRRFGKTNLQLSVFSLGTMRYLDSEENARQTIQQAVLLGINHLETARGYGKSEQYLGAAIKSGLPIPRCQLHITTKISLVADKDTMRCYIDESLERLGLDYLDCLAIHGINTWEHLESVQRAGGCMQAVQEAVADDRVRHVGFSTHAPLEVILAAINTDLFEFVNLHYYYFFQRHAAAIELAHEKDMGVFIISPADKGGRLYTPPQKLKDLCHPFSPLQLNYRFLLSDPRIATLSVGAANPAELVEPLSVADRDDSLTPIETEALQRLETHAIAALGSDRCSQCYACLPCPENINIPEVLRLRNLALAYDMTDYGEYRYQMFENAGHWFPGIKGNNCTQCGECLPRCPEQLDIPALLFDTHNRLNGAPRRRLWA, from the coding sequence ATGCGCTACCGAAGGTTTGGGAAAACAAATTTACAATTGTCAGTATTTTCCTTGGGAACCATGCGCTACCTGGATTCTGAGGAAAACGCGCGACAGACGATTCAACAGGCGGTCTTGCTAGGCATTAACCACTTGGAAACTGCCAGAGGTTACGGCAAAAGTGAGCAGTATCTCGGTGCGGCAATAAAATCCGGTTTGCCGATACCGCGTTGCCAACTTCACATCACTACCAAAATCTCCTTGGTAGCTGATAAAGATACTATGCGTTGCTACATTGATGAGTCGCTAGAGCGATTGGGGTTAGATTACCTGGATTGCCTAGCGATTCATGGTATCAATACCTGGGAACACCTAGAATCAGTTCAGCGTGCCGGTGGCTGTATGCAAGCGGTACAGGAAGCTGTTGCTGATGATCGGGTGCGACACGTCGGCTTCTCCACTCATGCGCCTTTAGAGGTAATTCTGGCAGCAATCAATACTGACCTATTTGAATTTGTCAACCTGCACTATTACTACTTCTTTCAGCGTCATGCAGCAGCAATTGAGCTAGCACACGAGAAAGATATGGGTGTCTTTATCATTTCACCTGCCGATAAGGGAGGACGCCTCTACACGCCGCCACAGAAACTCAAAGACTTGTGCCACCCGTTTTCACCACTTCAATTAAATTACCGATTTTTACTCAGCGACCCTCGGATCGCGACCTTGAGCGTAGGAGCAGCAAACCCAGCTGAACTGGTAGAACCTTTGAGTGTTGCTGACCGAGATGATTCCCTGACTCCCATAGAAACTGAAGCTTTGCAACGCCTAGAGACTCATGCGATCGCGGCTTTAGGAAGCGATCGCTGTAGCCAGTGCTATGCCTGTTTACCTTGTCCAGAGAACATTAATATTCCAGAAGTATTACGGCTACGCAATCTTGCCCTTGCCTACGACATGACCGACTACGGGGAGTACCGTTATCAGATGTTTGAAAATGCGGGTCACTGGTTCCCTGGGATAAAAGGTAATAATTGCACTCAGTGCGGTGAGTGTCTGCCCCGCTGTCCCGAACAATTGGACATTCCAGCCCTACTTTTTGATACCCACAATCGCCTCAACGGAGCACCCAGACGAAGACTCTGGGCGTAG
- the tadA gene encoding tRNA adenosine(34) deaminase TadA, which yields MSRAIALAQSADEAGEVPVGAVIIDSGGNLIAEAENRRERDKDPTAHAEILALRAAGQTLQNWHLNQCTLYVTLEPCPMCAGAIVQARLGLLVYGADDPKTGAIRTVTNIPDSACSYHRLSVIGGILESACRQQLQAWFIKKRMQKDER from the coding sequence ATGAGTCGGGCGATCGCCCTTGCCCAGTCAGCAGATGAAGCTGGAGAAGTCCCAGTCGGGGCAGTTATTATTGACTCAGGGGGAAACTTGATTGCAGAGGCCGAGAATCGGCGGGAGCGGGACAAAGACCCTACAGCCCATGCAGAAATTCTCGCTCTGCGCGCAGCTGGTCAAACTCTACAAAATTGGCACCTCAATCAATGTACTCTCTATGTCACATTAGAGCCTTGTCCCATGTGTGCCGGTGCTATTGTGCAAGCAAGGTTAGGGCTTCTAGTTTATGGAGCGGACGATCCAAAAACTGGTGCCATCCGTACTGTCACCAACATTCCCGATAGTGCTTGCTCCTACCATCGTCTATCTGTAATTGGTGGGATTTTAGAGTCTGCCTGTCGTCAACAGTTACAAGCCTGGTTCATAAAAAAAAGGATGCAGAAGGATGAAAGATGA
- a CDS encoding transposase yields MRIAYQYRLRPTKSQSAQMETWLNLLRMQYNYRLAERFRWWDENRCPINACPLVCSIAPLADQPEYYGQKRDLVQTKTKFPEYIDIYSDVLQDCIGRVKKTFDRFLKADSSGKRSGRPRFKQRSRYRSFTYPRMKAGCIRDKHITLPKIGEVKLIQHRPIPEGFTIKTCTVVHKADGWYVTLSLCDDTVPTISPDVNQEKAVGIDLGLKDFLVTSDNETVPIPQFARSSERRRKVLNKALSRKRKKGTKRRQIAGKRLSKHYQKVARQRKDFHYKVANWLVRKYDIIAHEDLNIKGLAKTRLSKSILDAGWGEFIDLVRLKAESAGRLTVAVNPSGTTQNCSGCGINVPKTLADRWHSCSCGLELDRDLNAAINIKNLSECVAGVPPVVATRVAVGHWVNKAHRLLCSSRIG; encoded by the coding sequence ATGAGAATTGCCTACCAGTACCGACTCCGCCCCACTAAAAGCCAGTCTGCCCAAATGGAGACATGGCTGAATTTGTTGCGGATGCAGTACAACTATAGGCTGGCAGAACGCTTCCGCTGGTGGGACGAAAATCGCTGCCCGATCAACGCCTGTCCGTTGGTATGCTCTATCGCCCCGCTTGCCGATCAACCCGAATACTACGGTCAAAAGCGCGACCTGGTACAGACAAAAACTAAGTTTCCCGAATACATCGATATCTACTCCGATGTCCTGCAAGACTGCATCGGTAGGGTGAAAAAGACATTTGACCGATTCCTTAAAGCCGATAGCAGCGGTAAGCGGTCCGGTAGACCTCGCTTCAAGCAACGCAGTCGCTATCGGTCTTTCACTTATCCTCGGATGAAAGCAGGTTGTATCCGAGATAAACACATCACCTTGCCTAAAATTGGCGAAGTTAAACTCATCCAGCATCGACCAATCCCTGAAGGTTTTACGATCAAGACTTGTACTGTCGTGCATAAAGCCGATGGTTGGTATGTCACGCTGTCGTTGTGTGACGATACAGTGCCAACTATTTCCCCTGATGTCAATCAAGAAAAGGCAGTCGGGATTGACTTGGGATTGAAAGACTTTCTGGTAACCAGTGACAACGAAACAGTACCAATCCCCCAGTTTGCCAGGTCGAGCGAACGACGTAGAAAGGTACTGAATAAAGCACTTTCTCGCAAGCGGAAAAAAGGAACGAAACGCCGACAAATAGCAGGCAAGCGTTTGTCTAAGCACTACCAGAAAGTAGCAAGACAACGAAAAGACTTCCACTACAAGGTTGCTAACTGGTTGGTAAGGAAATATGACATCATTGCTCATGAAGATTTGAATATCAAAGGACTTGCCAAAACGAGGTTGAGCAAGTCGATTCTAGATGCTGGTTGGGGTGAATTTATTGACCTAGTGAGACTCAAGGCTGAGAGTGCTGGGCGACTCACGGTGGCAGTGAACCCAAGCGGTACAACTCAAAACTGTAGTGGTTGTGGCATAAATGTGCCTAAGACTCTGGCTGACAGGTGGCATAGTTGCTCTTGTGGGTTGGAGTTGGACAGGGACTTGAATGCGGCAATCAATATCAAGAACCTGAGCGAGTGCGTTGCGGGGGTTCCCCCCGTTGTAGCAACTCGCGTGGCGGTAGGGCATTGGGTCAATAAAGCTCATCGTCTCCTATGCAGTAGCAGGATTGGATGA
- the cobT gene encoding nicotinate mononucleotide-dependent phosphoribosyltransferase CobT codes for MIRVYTQLEQGQEWLRQYRGCSPVFACVLGFTATGLIPGISAAGCTPLDRRYTAIADAEFLYHGPQSEPQYSLPPLQAGASPVLISRAVVEALNIPVYLFNAGLPQPPTVPAFDLGGTSARCLSQGCALESATVKHLLEQGLIWGQQVAASMTQEYLILGECVVGGTTTALAVLTGLGIDAAGKVNSSHPVCNHAQKWALVQAGLQRAELWEQIPVRDPFKLVAAVGDPMQIALAGMAIAASRTKGVMLAGGTQMLAVYALIKAIVKVYELKWQPQAIVVGTTRWVAEDPTGNTVELAEMIGSVPLLATQLSFANSRYDQLRAYEQGYVKEGMGAGGCAIAAHLTQGWHQTQLLQAIEALVDRSLALGS; via the coding sequence ATGATTCGCGTTTATACCCAACTAGAACAGGGGCAGGAATGGCTGCGGCAGTATCGAGGTTGTTCGCCAGTATTTGCTTGTGTTTTGGGATTTACGGCAACTGGCTTAATTCCTGGAATTTCAGCGGCTGGCTGCACGCCGTTGGATCGGAGATACACTGCGATCGCTGATGCCGAGTTTTTGTATCATGGTCCCCAGTCCGAACCACAGTATTCCTTACCACCACTCCAGGCTGGCGCTTCCCCAGTGTTGATTTCCCGTGCCGTTGTTGAAGCGCTGAATATTCCAGTTTATTTGTTCAATGCTGGTTTGCCACAACCGCCAACTGTACCAGCATTTGATTTGGGCGGAACAAGTGCTAGATGTTTGAGTCAAGGCTGCGCTTTAGAATCAGCAACAGTGAAGCATCTGCTAGAGCAAGGGCTAATTTGGGGACAACAAGTAGCTGCCAGCATGACTCAGGAATACTTAATTTTAGGTGAGTGTGTTGTGGGGGGAACCACAACGGCACTCGCAGTTTTAACTGGTTTGGGCATTGATGCAGCTGGAAAAGTCAACAGTAGCCACCCCGTTTGTAATCACGCTCAAAAGTGGGCGTTAGTCCAAGCTGGATTGCAACGAGCTGAGCTTTGGGAACAGATACCTGTAAGAGATCCGTTTAAGTTGGTTGCAGCAGTAGGCGATCCAATGCAAATTGCTTTAGCTGGAATGGCGATCGCCGCTAGTCGCACTAAGGGCGTTATGCTTGCTGGTGGGACTCAAATGCTGGCTGTCTACGCCCTAATTAAAGCCATTGTCAAGGTATATGAATTGAAGTGGCAGCCTCAAGCTATTGTAGTCGGAACAACTCGTTGGGTAGCAGAAGATCCTACTGGTAACACCGTTGAATTAGCAGAAATGATTGGTTCTGTGCCGCTTTTAGCAACTCAGCTTAGTTTTGCTAACTCTAGATATGACCAACTCCGAGCTTATGAACAGGGTTATGTCAAGGAAGGTATGGGAGCTGGAGGCTGTGCGATCGCAGCTCATCTCACCCAAGGTTGGCATCAAACTCAACTTCTCCAAGCCATTGAAGCTTTAGTAGATCGCTCTTTAGCTCTGGGCAGTTAA
- a CDS encoding glutamyl-tRNA reductase: protein MNIAVVGLSHKTAPVEVREKLSIPEPQTESAIAHLCTYPHIAEAAILSTCNRLEIYIVTPETEQGIREVTQFLSEHSKLPLLTLRQHLFILLHQDAVMHLMRVAAGLDSLVLGEGQILAQVKQTHKLGQQYNGIKLILNRLFKQAITAGKRVRTETSIGTGAVSISSAAVELAQLKVPNLAACRVTIIGAGKMSRLLVQHLVGKGAVQISILNRSRQRAEELVNQFRETELKIHPLAEIMTVLAVSDLVFTSTASTEPILDRAKLEAALEPNQPLMLFDISVPRNVHGDVNQLENVQAFNVDDLKAVVAQNHESRRKMAMEAERLLEEEVEAFDVWWRSLETVSTISCLRDKVEAIREQELEKALSRLGSEFAEKHQEVIEALTRGIVNKILHDPMVQLRSQQDIEARQRCMQALQMLFNLDAGEQYS from the coding sequence ATGAATATTGCGGTCGTGGGGCTTAGCCATAAGACAGCCCCAGTAGAAGTTCGGGAAAAACTGAGTATTCCAGAACCACAGACGGAAAGCGCGATCGCGCACCTCTGTACCTATCCCCATATTGCAGAAGCTGCCATCCTCAGCACTTGCAACCGCCTAGAAATTTACATCGTCACACCTGAGACGGAGCAAGGCATTCGGGAAGTTACCCAATTTCTGTCTGAACATAGTAAACTGCCGCTGCTGACTTTACGGCAACACCTATTTATCCTGCTGCACCAGGATGCAGTAATGCACCTAATGCGGGTGGCAGCTGGATTGGATAGCTTGGTTTTGGGAGAAGGACAAATTCTGGCTCAAGTAAAACAAACCCACAAACTGGGACAGCAGTACAACGGCATTAAACTCATCCTCAATCGGCTGTTCAAACAAGCCATTACTGCTGGTAAGCGAGTTCGCACAGAAACTAGCATCGGCACTGGCGCAGTCTCCATCAGCTCAGCTGCTGTGGAATTAGCTCAGTTGAAAGTGCCAAATTTAGCCGCTTGTAGGGTGACGATTATTGGTGCTGGGAAAATGTCACGGTTGCTGGTACAACATCTAGTGGGGAAAGGGGCTGTCCAGATTTCGATTCTGAATCGTTCTCGACAACGGGCAGAGGAATTAGTAAATCAGTTTCGGGAGACTGAGCTGAAAATCCATCCACTAGCGGAAATCATGACGGTACTGGCGGTGTCGGATCTGGTGTTTACCAGCACTGCATCAACAGAACCAATACTGGATCGAGCCAAACTAGAAGCTGCCTTGGAACCAAACCAGCCTCTAATGCTATTTGATATTTCTGTGCCGCGCAATGTGCATGGAGATGTGAATCAGCTGGAGAATGTCCAGGCGTTTAATGTTGATGACTTAAAGGCGGTGGTAGCGCAAAACCATGAAAGTCGCCGGAAAATGGCGATGGAAGCGGAAAGGCTGCTAGAGGAAGAAGTAGAAGCGTTTGATGTCTGGTGGCGATCGCTTGAAACTGTCTCTACTATTAGCTGCCTGCGGGATAAAGTAGAAGCCATTCGCGAGCAAGAATTGGAAAAAGCTTTGTCTCGACTCGGTTCTGAGTTTGCCGAAAAACATCAAGAAGTGATCGAAGCCTTAACACGAGGAATAGTGAATAAAATCCTTCACGATCCGATGGTGCAGCTGCGATCGCAACAGGATATTGAGGCAAGACAGCGCTGTATGCAAGCACTACAAATGCTGTTTAACTTGGATGCAGGTGAGCAATATAGCTAG
- the glpX gene encoding class II fructose-bisphosphatase, with product MENTLGLEIIEVVEQAAIASARWMGKGEKNIADQVAVEAMRERMNKIYMRGRIVIGEGERDDAPMLYIGEEVGICTREDAKAYCNPDELLEIDIAVDPCEGTNLVAYGQNGSMAVLAIAEKGGLFAAPDFYMKKLAAPAPARGHVDINKSATQNLKILSECLGRAVEELVVVVMDRPRHKELIQEIRQAGARVRLISDGDVSAAISCAFAGTNIHALMGIGAAPEGVISAAALRCLGGHFQGQLIYDPEVVKTGLIGESKESNIARLKEMNIEDPDKVYNADELASGNTVLFAACGITPGTLMEGVRFFKGGARTQSLVISSQSQTARFVDTIHMFDEPKMLQLR from the coding sequence GTGGAGAATACACTTGGGTTAGAGATTATTGAAGTAGTAGAGCAAGCCGCGATCGCCTCTGCACGGTGGATGGGTAAAGGCGAGAAAAATATCGCTGACCAAGTGGCAGTCGAAGCCATGCGGGAACGGATGAACAAAATTTATATGCGGGGTCGCATCGTCATTGGTGAAGGCGAACGGGATGATGCTCCTATGCTCTACATCGGCGAAGAAGTTGGCATCTGCACCCGCGAGGACGCCAAAGCATACTGCAATCCAGATGAACTGCTAGAGATTGACATTGCCGTTGACCCCTGCGAAGGTACTAACCTCGTTGCCTACGGTCAAAATGGTTCAATGGCAGTGCTGGCGATTGCAGAAAAAGGTGGTTTATTTGCAGCGCCGGACTTTTATATGAAAAAGCTAGCAGCACCAGCCCCAGCGCGAGGTCACGTTGATATTAACAAATCTGCCACCCAAAACTTGAAAATTCTCTCTGAGTGCTTAGGCCGCGCCGTTGAGGAACTAGTGGTGGTAGTTATGGATCGCCCACGGCACAAAGAGCTGATTCAGGAAATCCGTCAGGCTGGAGCCAGGGTGCGGCTGATCAGTGATGGTGATGTATCGGCTGCTATCTCCTGCGCCTTTGCTGGAACTAATATCCATGCGTTGATGGGAATTGGTGCTGCACCAGAAGGAGTCATTTCAGCCGCTGCTCTGCGTTGTTTAGGGGGACACTTCCAAGGTCAATTGATCTACGATCCAGAAGTGGTGAAAACAGGATTGATTGGTGAAAGTAAAGAAAGCAATATAGCGCGGCTAAAAGAAATGAATATTGAAGACCCAGATAAGGTATACAACGCCGACGAGCTCGCTTCAGGCAACACGGTACTGTTTGCAGCGTGCGGCATTACACCGGGAACCCTAATGGAAGGTGTGCGGTTCTTTAAAGGCGGGGCAAGGACTCAGAGCTTAGTCATCTCTAGCCAATCCCAAACGGCTCGTTTTGTCGATACGATCCATATGTTCGACGAACCAAAAATGTTGCAACTGCGTTAG
- a CDS encoding DUF2232 domain-containing protein, which translates to MSDSSANRPQERPSSDAEHPLLVDEKSYEQDNFSQPRVKAVAPLRMVETAFLASTASLIWFINFYFPLGPLLRIFFPIPIALVYLRWGNRAAWMSALVSGLLLSVLMGPPRSLLFVMPYGLMGVLLGAVWHRRSPWIISIGLGTLLGTLGFFFRIWLLSVLSGQDLWIYLITQVTEFAAWGFDRLGLLTQPNVFVIQAIALAMILVSNVIYLFVVHLAAWILLDRLGNSIPRPPNWVQVLMDYDV; encoded by the coding sequence ATGAGCGATTCTTCCGCAAACCGACCACAGGAACGCCCTTCCTCTGACGCTGAGCATCCACTGCTCGTTGATGAAAAGTCATATGAGCAAGACAATTTTTCTCAGCCACGGGTAAAAGCGGTTGCTCCTTTAAGAATGGTGGAAACGGCGTTTTTAGCTAGTACCGCCAGTTTGATTTGGTTTATTAATTTCTACTTTCCTTTAGGACCACTGTTGCGGATCTTCTTCCCAATACCGATCGCACTAGTTTATCTACGCTGGGGAAACAGGGCTGCCTGGATGTCAGCGTTGGTCAGTGGGCTACTACTGTCGGTGCTGATGGGACCACCTCGCAGCCTATTGTTTGTTATGCCTTATGGTCTAATGGGTGTGCTACTAGGCGCTGTATGGCATCGTCGGTCTCCCTGGATTATTTCTATCGGCTTAGGGACGCTGCTGGGCACTCTTGGTTTCTTTTTTCGGATTTGGTTGCTGTCAGTTCTGTCCGGTCAAGACCTGTGGATTTATCTGATCACACAGGTAACAGAGTTTGCTGCCTGGGGATTTGATCGGTTGGGATTGCTAACTCAGCCTAATGTATTTGTAATTCAGGCGATCGCACTGGCGATGATCTTAGTAAGTAATGTAATTTACTTATTCGTGGTACACCTAGCAGCTTGGATATTGCTAGACCGACTAGGCAACTCAATTCCTCGACCTCCTAATTGGGTACAAGTCCTAATGGACTACGATGTTTGA
- a CDS encoding HpsJ family protein, whose amino-acid sequence MKQSNSNEWSFGPLFRIAGYALLVLSLLDLIEMFVPLRFTDPAWEFQLVNNLVERVPVPLLGLVLVLVGEQSFRIFKFLSWACLVVGLLFLLVVPLAASSAWRIERLNQLQFNQQTAQIQQIKAQLNQATTDAEINNVLARLNPQGPPPEINNPQEAKRQILGKIAQAEQIAKAQIANRAGTTENRLKRTIKSILGALVSAAVFLTIWRKTRKVLRASKPKVGGEI is encoded by the coding sequence GTGAAACAATCAAACAGTAATGAATGGTCATTCGGTCCGCTGTTTCGGATAGCGGGCTATGCTCTGTTAGTTTTGTCACTATTAGATCTGATTGAGATGTTTGTCCCGCTACGCTTTACAGATCCTGCCTGGGAGTTTCAGTTAGTTAATAATTTGGTAGAGCGGGTACCTGTGCCGTTATTAGGACTGGTGTTAGTCTTGGTGGGAGAACAAAGCTTTCGGATTTTCAAGTTCTTATCCTGGGCTTGCCTGGTGGTTGGGCTATTGTTTTTGTTAGTAGTGCCTTTAGCTGCCAGTTCAGCTTGGCGAATTGAGCGGCTAAATCAACTGCAATTCAATCAACAGACAGCTCAGATTCAGCAGATAAAAGCTCAGCTCAACCAAGCCACGACAGACGCAGAAATCAATAATGTTTTGGCTCGCCTTAACCCTCAAGGTCCACCACCAGAAATTAACAATCCTCAGGAAGCAAAAAGACAAATTCTAGGAAAAATTGCTCAAGCGGAGCAAATAGCAAAGGCGCAAATAGCAAATCGAGCAGGTACAACCGAAAATCGGCTGAAACGTACAATCAAATCGATTCTGGGAGCCTTGGTTTCTGCTGCTGTGTTTCTTACGATTTGGCGTAAGACTCGTAAGGTTTTACGAGCTAGTAAACCAAAGGTAGGAGGTGAAATTTGA
- the grxC gene encoding glutaredoxin 3 yields the protein MLDFLNPLLNRHPERVKANVEIYTWQTCPFCIRAKMLLWWKGVDYTEYKIDGDEAARTQMAERANGRRTVPQIFINRQHIGGCDDLYKLDQQGQLDSLLAQPVG from the coding sequence ATGTTGGACTTCCTTAACCCTCTGCTAAATCGCCACCCAGAGCGTGTTAAAGCTAACGTCGAAATTTACACCTGGCAAACTTGCCCTTTTTGCATCCGGGCAAAGATGCTGCTGTGGTGGAAGGGTGTGGACTACACCGAATACAAAATCGACGGTGATGAAGCCGCTAGAACTCAGATGGCTGAACGTGCCAATGGACGCCGCACTGTGCCGCAAATTTTCATCAATAGGCAGCACATTGGTGGGTGTGATGATTTGTATAAATTGGACCAACAAGGTCAGCTCGATTCCCTGCTAGCACAGCCAGTTGGATAG
- a CDS encoding extracellular solute-binding protein, giving the protein MDRRSFLLGIGTLALSQVLAGCSERERATLRVQLLKGSVPARVVKEFRAALKQPAQLNFTSVEQLNSLFNELQSWSQQRPQQADEVGSRIPGIQSQAPDLPDLVTLGDYWLAPAIEQKLIRPLDPAELQQWSNLPIRWQELVRRNEQGQLDAQGQVWAAPYRWGYTVIAYNRDKFESLGWKPSDWSDLWREELRDRISLLNHPREVIGLTLKKLGQSYNTENPSQVRDLEKQLSYLHQQVKLYSSDTYIQPLVLGDTWLAVGWSTDVLPILQRYQQIEVVIPQSGTAVWADLWVHPTGKKSSTSIDTQWIDFCWQPQIAQQIALLGKANSPIPVKLRPSDIQTRLRHLLLFDPQIFQRSDFLLPLSSATMQQYQSLWQEIRIS; this is encoded by the coding sequence ATGGATCGACGGTCTTTTTTACTGGGGATAGGAACACTAGCACTAAGCCAGGTATTGGCTGGTTGTAGCGAGCGCGAACGGGCGACGCTGCGCGTCCAGTTGTTGAAAGGTTCCGTCCCCGCACGGGTAGTGAAAGAATTTCGCGCTGCTCTTAAGCAACCGGCTCAACTAAACTTTACGTCAGTTGAACAGTTAAATAGTTTATTTAACGAGTTACAATCCTGGAGCCAACAGAGACCGCAGCAGGCAGATGAAGTAGGTTCACGCATCCCTGGTATTCAATCCCAGGCACCTGATTTGCCTGATTTGGTAACACTAGGCGATTACTGGTTAGCCCCAGCAATTGAGCAGAAATTGATTCGACCGCTCGATCCAGCAGAGCTACAACAGTGGTCAAATCTGCCCATTCGGTGGCAAGAACTGGTGCGGCGTAACGAGCAAGGTCAGCTGGATGCTCAAGGACAAGTCTGGGCAGCACCCTATCGGTGGGGCTACACTGTCATTGCCTATAACCGCGACAAGTTTGAATCTTTGGGTTGGAAGCCCAGCGATTGGAGTGATTTGTGGCGAGAGGAATTGCGCGATCGCATTTCTTTACTGAATCACCCACGAGAAGTTATTGGTCTGACGCTAAAGAAACTAGGTCAATCTTACAATACCGAGAATCCTAGCCAAGTTCGAGACCTGGAAAAGCAATTGAGCTACCTACACCAACAGGTCAAACTCTACAGCTCAGATACTTACATCCAACCGCTCGTTTTGGGAGATACCTGGCTAGCAGTGGGCTGGTCAACAGACGTGCTGCCGATACTGCAACGTTATCAGCAAATAGAGGTAGTTATTCCTCAATCTGGAACTGCTGTTTGGGCAGACTTATGGGTACACCCAACGGGTAAAAAGTCTAGTACATCTATAGACACCCAGTGGATTGATTTCTGTTGGCAGCCTCAGATTGCCCAGCAAATAGCTCTTTTGGGCAAGGCAAATTCACCAATTCCTGTAAAGCTTAGACCCAGTGATATCCAAACCCGATTACGCCACCTGCTACTGTTCGACCCGCAAATCTTCCAACGCAGTGACTTTTTACTGCCACTCTCCTCGGCAACAATGCAACAGTATCAGTCTCTATGGCAAGAAATAAGAATCAGTTGA